The Bos taurus isolate L1 Dominette 01449 registration number 42190680 breed Hereford chromosome 13, ARS-UCD2.0, whole genome shotgun sequence genome contains a region encoding:
- the IDI1 gene encoding isopentenyl-diphosphate Delta-isomerase 1: MWRALAPARAIGRAASGGGARIGGGARALGRSLKDTPPAVQPTVDGSCLRFPGRRGGWAAMPEVSTDDLDERQVQLMAEMCILVDENDRRIGAETKKNCHLNENIERGLLHRAFSVFLFNTENKLLLQQRSDAKITFPGCFTNTCCSHPLSNPSELEENDAIGVRRAAQRRLKAELGIPMEEVPPEEINYLTRIHYKAQSDSIWGEHEIDYILLVKKNVTLNPDPNEIKSYCYVTKEELEELIGKAAHGEIKITPWFQIIADTFLFKWWDNLNRLNLFVDHEKIHRM; this comes from the exons ATGTGGCGCGCCCTGGCCCCGGCGCGGGCAATTGGCCGCGCGGCCTCGGGGGGCGGGGCTCGGATCGGAGGCGGGGCCCGTGCCTTGGGGCGGAGTCTGAAGGATACTCCCCCGGCGGTGCAGCCTACAGTGGACGGCTCGTGTCTCAG GTTCCCGGGGCGGCGCGGAGGCTGGGCGGCGATGCCGGAGGTGAGCACGGACGACCTGGACGAGCGGCAGGTGCAGCTCATGGCGGAGATGTGCATCCTCGTCGACGAGAACGACCGGAGGATCGGGGCAGAGACCAAGAAGAACTGCCACCTGAACGAGAACATCGAGAGAG GGCTGTTGCACCGAGCTTTCAGTGTCTTCTTGTTCAACACCGAGAACAAGCTGCTGCTGCAGCAGAGGTCTGACGCTAAGATTACCTTCCCAG GGTGTTTTACTAATACTTGCTGTAGTCACCCATTAAGCAACCCAAGTGAGCTGGAAGAAAATGATGCTATTGGAGTAAGAAGAGCAGCACAGAGGCGGTTAAAGGCCGAACTCGGAATTCCCATGGAAGAG GTTCCTCCAGAGGAAATTAATTATCTAACACGAATTCACTACAAGGCTCAATCTGATAGTATCTGGGGAGAACATGAAATTGACTACATTTTGTTGGTAAAGAAGAATGTGACCTTGAATCCAGACCCCAATGAGATTAAAAGCTATTGCTACGTAACAAAGGAAGAATTAGAAGAACTTATAGGAAAGGCGGCCCATGGTGAAATTAAGATAACCCCATGGTTTCAAATTATTGCAGATACTTTTCTCTTTAAGTGGTGGGATAACTTAAATCGTTTGAATCTGTTTGTtgaccatgagaaaatacacaGGATGTAA